The Candidatus Hydrogenedens sp. genome includes a region encoding these proteins:
- a CDS encoding tRNA threonylcarbamoyladenosine dehydratase: MLNYYLLKTFKQKNENVLLFIPKIMSQIRKNIYKSIFEKNVQLIGEEKQNKLKNAHVAVFGLGGVGSYALEAIVRAGVGTITIIDFDRVEISNINRQLLATYQTIDKYKTDVAEERIYTINPEVHLHKFTIFITKETIPSILKNNIQYAIDAIDTIESKVHLLESLYKNNIKTISCMGAGWKINPSAITIADISKTHTCPLAKIIRTELRKRNITKGIPCVFSKEPPIKSEISPESNLYMFKGNKKNIGSISYLPGIIGLTAGGYIINQIINS, translated from the coding sequence ATGTTAAACTACTATTTGTTAAAAACTTTCAAACAAAAAAACGAAAATGTCTTGCTCTTTATTCCTAAAATTATGAGTCAAATTCGAAAAAATATTTACAAATCTATTTTTGAAAAAAACGTTCAGTTAATTGGTGAAGAAAAACAAAATAAACTGAAAAATGCTCACGTTGCTGTTTTCGGTTTAGGTGGAGTTGGCTCTTATGCGTTAGAAGCCATTGTCCGTGCAGGAGTTGGAACAATCACTATTATTGACTTTGACCGCGTTGAAATATCAAATATTAACAGACAACTTCTTGCAACATATCAAACAATAGATAAATATAAAACCGATGTTGCTGAGGAACGGATATATACCATCAATCCTGAGGTGCATCTGCATAAATTCACAATATTCATCACTAAAGAAACAATCCCTTCAATTCTAAAAAATAATATTCAATATGCCATAGATGCTATCGATACAATTGAAAGTAAGGTTCATCTCTTAGAATCGCTTTATAAAAACAATATCAAAACAATTTCATGTATGGGAGCAGGTTGGAAAATAAACCCATCAGCCATTACAATTGCAGATATCTCAAAAACCCATACATGCCCATTAGCCAAAATAATCAGGACAGAATTAAGGAAAAGAAACATTACAAAGGGTATACCATGTGTCTTTTCCAAAGAACCACCTATTAAATCGGAAATTTCGCCTGAGAGTAATTTATACATGTTCAAAGGAAATAAAAAAAATATCGGAAGTATTTCATACCTTCCAGGAATTATTGGTCTAACAGCAGGAGGATATATTATTAATCAAATCATTAATTCGTAA
- a CDS encoding superoxide dismutase produces MSYQLPSLPYSYDALEPHIDTRTMEIHHQKHHTAYIDNVNKALESLPQFSGIAVEVLLSKINEVPEDKRQIVINHGGGHANHSLFWEIMSPKGGGEPKGDLLKAIERNFGSYGSFKELFENAGKTRFGSGWAWLVVDQNKELKVYSTANQDSPILQGHIPILGLDVWEHAYYLKYQNRRPEYITAFWNVVYWDKVHELWKEAEK; encoded by the coding sequence ATGTCATACCAATTACCTTCATTACCTTATTCTTATGATGCGTTAGAGCCACATATTGACACACGTACGATGGAGATTCATCACCAGAAACACCACACCGCTTATATTGATAATGTAAATAAAGCCCTTGAATCATTGCCACAGTTTTCGGGTATAGCGGTGGAGGTATTGTTATCGAAGATTAATGAAGTCCCAGAAGATAAACGACAAATTGTAATTAATCACGGAGGTGGGCACGCTAATCATTCGCTATTCTGGGAAATTATGTCGCCAAAAGGTGGGGGTGAACCTAAAGGGGATTTGTTAAAAGCAATAGAAAGAAATTTTGGTAGCTATGGGTCGTTTAAGGAGTTATTTGAAAATGCAGGGAAAACAAGATTTGGAAGTGGTTGGGCATGGTTGGTTGTGGACCAGAACAAAGAGTTGAAGGTATATAGCACAGCAAACCAAGACTCACCTATTTTACAGGGACATATTCCTATTTTAGGGTTAGATGTATGGGAACATGCATACTATTTGAAGTATCAGAATCGCAGGCCTGAATATATAACGGCGTTTTGGAATGTCGTTTATTGGGATAAAGTTCATGAACTCTGGAAGGAAGCGGAAAAGTAA
- a CDS encoding alpha/beta fold hydrolase, protein MPKFDIAFFLSNKIKQYDEQQERNPSTKILKGAEPLELGDKDSDIALLMVHGFSGCPTDFEKLPYNLANLGIFIKVILLPGHGTSPLDFEKISADLLLDAVVDEIINLKKHYKTVLVIGHSMGGALATLAYVKIPFDGLILAAPYYGITFNPRLIFPPEKWIQLLSPFIRFVYTPPENQPILKKEVANQIISYHWIPTKAGLVAMKIAERAKKESILEQITCPVLLIHSKKDSVASPECAKNAFEKMASENKDILWLENSDHVIFWDYDKEIVGEKIKDFIYQFINRKGT, encoded by the coding sequence ATGCCTAAATTCGATATCGCCTTCTTTTTATCAAACAAAATAAAACAATATGACGAACAACAGGAACGCAATCCTTCCACAAAAATCCTAAAAGGAGCCGAACCACTCGAGTTAGGCGATAAGGATTCAGATATTGCACTACTCATGGTCCATGGTTTCTCTGGCTGTCCAACAGATTTTGAAAAACTTCCATATAATTTGGCTAATTTAGGTATATTCATAAAAGTAATTCTCTTGCCAGGACACGGAACAAGTCCCCTTGATTTCGAAAAAATATCTGCTGATTTACTGTTAGACGCTGTTGTTGACGAAATCATAAACTTAAAAAAGCATTATAAAACTGTCCTTGTGATCGGTCATTCTATGGGTGGTGCATTAGCGACCCTTGCTTATGTAAAAATTCCTTTTGACGGACTTATCCTTGCCGCTCCTTATTATGGAATTACTTTCAATCCACGTCTAATTTTCCCTCCTGAAAAATGGATACAATTACTCTCACCATTCATTCGATTTGTATATACACCTCCTGAAAATCAACCTATCTTAAAAAAAGAAGTGGCAAATCAAATTATTTCGTATCATTGGATACCTACAAAAGCAGGCTTGGTCGCCATGAAGATAGCCGAAAGGGCAAAAAAGGAATCTATTTTAGAACAAATTACGTGTCCAGTACTTTTAATTCATTCTAAAAAAGATAGTGTTGCAAGCCCTGAATGTGCAAAAAATGCTTTTGAAAAAATGGCCTCCGAAAATAAAGATATACTATGGCTTGAAAATTCAGACCATGTCATTTTTTGGGATTATGATAAAGAGATAGTGGGAGAAAAAATAAAAGACTTTATTTATCAATTTATAAATAGGAAAGGCACATAA
- a CDS encoding TetR/AcrR family transcriptional regulator: MVIEQSNEQIESTEERLLKSALRLFSEKGYEGTSIREIIEEAGVTRPVLYYYFQNKEDLFRKLVESRFKQLTEKMLYIKQNYSDTIGKLKGIIRTTFEMAEEDPQSVRLILHVYFAPIRSAPPIRGSEIGKQRFKIIESIMKEGLDKAELSGGDARALTLAFLGIMDMHVMAKSDRPELRLTPELAEGLVDLFFYGACYKLNPPFSLVSPFVYV, from the coding sequence ATGGTCATTGAACAATCAAATGAACAAATTGAATCCACTGAAGAACGTTTGTTAAAAAGTGCTCTTCGCCTTTTCTCTGAAAAAGGGTACGAGGGAACCAGTATTAGAGAAATTATTGAAGAGGCAGGTGTTACTCGTCCTGTGCTTTATTATTACTTCCAAAATAAAGAGGACTTATTTCGCAAACTGGTAGAATCAAGATTCAAACAACTAACTGAAAAAATGCTATATATCAAACAAAACTACTCCGATACTATAGGTAAACTTAAAGGTATCATACGAACCACTTTCGAAATGGCAGAAGAAGACCCGCAGTCTGTTAGGCTTATTTTACATGTATATTTTGCACCCATCCGTTCTGCTCCACCCATACGAGGTAGTGAAATAGGAAAACAAAGATTTAAAATAATTGAATCTATAATGAAAGAAGGTTTAGATAAAGCAGAATTGTCGGGTGGAGACGCTCGAGCCTTGACTTTAGCCTTCCTTGGGATTATGGATATGCATGTTATGGCTAAATCAGACCGTCCTGAACTTCGACTCACACCAGAACTTGCTGAGGGCTTGGTCGATTTATTTTTCTATGGAGCATGCTATAAGCTCAATCCTCCATTCTCATTAGTCAGCCCTTTTGTTTATGTATAA
- the pdxH gene encoding pyridoxamine 5'-phosphate oxidase — MIPNVDNPFLIFRDWYEEAKKQLDYEHAVSSALATATKDGVPDVRMVLVKQWDENGFIFYTNFSSKKGQQLDDNPKAALCFYWYKINKQVRIRGNIQKVEDLIADQYFETRDRISQIGAWASKQSQVLNSRFELEKNVVYYLTKFGVSKVPRPPFWGGYRLIPNEIEFWLKKPYRLHERVLFERDINNKTLWNKKFLYP, encoded by the coding sequence ATGATTCCAAATGTAGATAATCCGTTTCTTATTTTTAGAGATTGGTATGAAGAAGCAAAAAAACAACTCGACTACGAGCATGCGGTTTCTTCTGCATTAGCCACAGCCACAAAAGACGGCGTCCCAGATGTTCGAATGGTACTCGTTAAACAATGGGATGAAAATGGTTTTATATTTTATACAAATTTTTCCAGCAAAAAAGGACAGCAATTAGATGATAATCCCAAAGCCGCTTTATGTTTTTATTGGTATAAAATCAACAAACAAGTCCGAATTCGTGGCAATATACAAAAAGTAGAAGACCTTATTGCCGACCAGTATTTCGAAACAAGAGACCGCATTTCTCAAATAGGGGCATGGGCTTCAAAACAATCTCAAGTATTAAATAGCCGTTTTGAATTAGAAAAAAACGTTGTTTATTACCTCACAAAATTCGGCGTTTCAAAGGTTCCACGTCCCCCATTCTGGGGAGGATATAGACTTATCCCAAATGAAATCGAATTCTGGCTAAAAAAACCTTACCGTCTCCATGAACGTGTCCTATTTGAAAGAGACATTAATAACAAAACGTTATGGAATAAAAAGTTTCTATATCCGTAA
- a CDS encoding sugar phosphate isomerase/epimerase family protein, translating to MTKQIKLGICNEIFKDWNNIKRTMKYVKELGYDGIEIAPFTISQYVTDIPLETRKEIKQLSEQIGLEVAGIHWVFVGPENVYLTHPDPEIRNFTAHYLKELVHFCADIGGKIIVFGSPKQRNVQRNISYNQAFEYACEVFSQAMPICEERDVTLCIEQLTHWETNFCHTIEETIELIEAIDHPKFQLILDTKAMTFLQEPRETIIRKCAKYLKHYHANDENLLGPGMGKVDFGPIIKALKDINYSGYISVEVFKFDLGPEKIATESINYLKKFLDT from the coding sequence ATGACAAAACAAATTAAACTCGGTATCTGCAACGAAATATTTAAAGATTGGAACAACATTAAACGAACAATGAAATATGTAAAAGAATTGGGGTATGACGGTATTGAAATTGCCCCATTTACAATATCTCAATATGTAACTGATATACCGTTAGAAACACGTAAAGAAATAAAACAACTATCAGAACAAATTGGATTAGAAGTTGCAGGGATTCATTGGGTCTTCGTTGGTCCTGAAAATGTTTACTTAACACATCCTGACCCAGAAATAAGAAACTTTACCGCACATTACTTAAAAGAATTGGTACATTTCTGCGCAGATATAGGAGGAAAAATTATTGTATTTGGGTCTCCAAAACAACGAAATGTTCAACGTAATATTTCCTACAATCAAGCATTTGAATATGCATGTGAGGTTTTCTCCCAAGCCATGCCTATCTGTGAAGAAAGAGATGTAACACTTTGTATAGAACAATTAACACATTGGGAAACAAATTTTTGCCATACCATCGAAGAAACTATCGAACTTATTGAGGCAATCGACCATCCAAAATTTCAACTCATTTTAGACACAAAAGCAATGACGTTCCTTCAAGAACCACGTGAAACTATTATTAGAAAATGTGCAAAATACCTCAAGCATTACCATGCCAACGATGAAAACCTATTAGGACCAGGCATGGGTAAGGTTGATTTCGGACCTATCATAAAAGCATTAAAAGACATAAATTACTCAGGATATATCTCAGTAGAAGTCTTTAAGTTTGATTTAGGCCCAGAAAAAATAGCAACAGAAAGTATAAATTACTTAAAAAAATTTCTTGATACGTAA
- a CDS encoding diguanylate cyclase, whose product MDLEKRGYNANKKVSIRGKNKVLKKEKILVVDDDTSVLDYFCKILKKLGYSCVCSSSTNEAFSMLDNEMFDLVIVDYLLPDTNGFTFLKKVKETNPDIEVIMMTGLQDTKNAIEALRLGAYDYLLKPFQTEEAKIAIERALEHHSLIIEQKNYKKELENKIKEATENLNKINNELKQTKEYLEQLLNISVDGIFILDPNFNIIYANYGASNILDYPSKELVGQHLSKIFTGGKEEIQYIKQILISKKNIQNYETELQRKNKTQVPVNISLSSITTENNQIHSILAIFKDITTQKNLENELKEMSIKDSLTDLYNQRYFYDRLESEIERAKRQRHPLSLLLFDIDQFKTYNDCHGHLEGDKVLKAVGKIVKDCTREHVDISFRYGGDEFTVILPETDEEQAIHVAERIRTSFESKKFNKLTLSIGVITYKEIFSTRSFIRFADNCMYNAKRAGGNRVFVFKITDKNNKGNKTNDKTN is encoded by the coding sequence ATGGATTTAGAAAAAAGAGGGTATAATGCAAATAAAAAAGTAAGTATACGGGGGAAAAATAAGGTTCTAAAAAAAGAGAAAATTCTCGTTGTTGATGATGATACATCCGTATTGGACTATTTTTGTAAAATCTTAAAAAAATTAGGGTATTCGTGCGTTTGTTCATCATCTACTAATGAAGCTTTCTCTATGCTGGACAATGAAATGTTTGATTTGGTTATTGTTGATTATTTACTACCTGATACCAATGGCTTCACGTTCTTAAAAAAAGTAAAAGAGACAAATCCAGATATAGAAGTCATAATGATGACAGGGTTACAAGATACAAAAAACGCAATTGAAGCATTACGATTAGGAGCCTATGACTATCTATTAAAGCCTTTTCAAACGGAAGAAGCTAAAATTGCTATAGAAAGGGCGTTAGAACATCACTCTCTTATCATCGAACAAAAAAATTATAAAAAAGAATTAGAAAATAAAATAAAAGAAGCAACGGAGAATCTTAATAAAATCAACAATGAATTAAAACAAACCAAGGAGTATCTGGAACAACTTTTAAACATCTCGGTCGATGGCATCTTCATTCTTGACCCAAACTTCAATATTATTTATGCAAATTATGGGGCATCAAACATATTAGACTATCCCTCCAAAGAACTCGTAGGACAACATCTTTCTAAAATATTTACAGGGGGAAAAGAAGAAATTCAATATATTAAGCAAATTCTTATAAGCAAAAAAAACATTCAAAACTATGAAACAGAATTACAACGTAAAAATAAAACACAAGTTCCAGTAAATATTTCCCTCTCCTCAATTACAACAGAAAACAATCAAATTCATTCTATCCTTGCAATATTTAAAGACATCACTACACAAAAAAATTTAGAAAATGAACTAAAGGAAATGTCCATCAAAGATAGCTTAACAGACCTATATAATCAAAGATACTTCTATGACAGGCTTGAATCCGAAATTGAACGTGCTAAAAGGCAACGTCATCCATTGTCTCTTTTGTTGTTTGACATAGACCAGTTCAAAACATACAATGACTGTCACGGCCATTTGGAAGGAGATAAGGTCTTAAAAGCTGTCGGAAAAATTGTAAAAGATTGCACACGTGAACATGTTGATATCAGCTTCCGTTATGGCGGAGATGAATTTACCGTGATTCTACCCGAAACAGATGAAGAACAAGCTATCCATGTTGCAGAACGTATTCGTACCTCTTTCGAATCAAAAAAATTCAACAAACTTACATTATCAATCGGTGTTATAACTTACAAAGAAATTTTTTCAACACGTTCTTTTATCCGTTTCGCAGATAATTGTATGTATAATGCAAAACGTGCTGGCGGAAATCGTGTTTTCGTTTTCAAAATAACAGATAAAAACAATAAAGGGAATAAGACAAATGACAAAACAAATTAA
- the lspA gene encoding signal peptidase II, whose protein sequence is MKLYFSRFHAFVLTLLILMLIIDQVTKVAAIKYLKGKPSIHFPSSWTPNDLFRLTYTENTGAFLSLGSQLPESLRFWLFTVMNTVVLAILLFLIFYKQNLPHITMISFSLIISGGVGNIIDRIFRDGRVIDFMNIGIGFGSWSLRTGIFNVADLAIVFGLILLLIGEFTSLGNTNIST, encoded by the coding sequence TTGAAATTATACTTTTCTCGATTCCATGCCTTTGTTTTAACCCTTTTAATTTTAATGCTTATCATAGACCAAGTAACCAAAGTAGCTGCCATTAAATACTTAAAAGGAAAACCTTCTATTCACTTTCCAAGTTCGTGGACACCAAATGACCTTTTCCGTTTAACTTATACAGAAAATACTGGCGCTTTCCTTAGTCTGGGAAGTCAACTTCCTGAATCACTGAGGTTCTGGCTATTTACTGTTATGAACACAGTTGTATTGGCTATTTTATTATTCCTTATTTTCTATAAACAAAACCTTCCTCACATAACAATGATAAGTTTTTCACTTATCATTTCTGGCGGTGTCGGAAATATTATCGACCGAATATTTAGAGATGGGAGAGTTATTGACTTTATGAATATAGGTATAGGATTTGGCTCATGGAGTTTAAGAACAGGCATTTTTAATGTTGCCGATTTAGCCATTGTTTTTGGGTTAATTTTGTTACTAATTGGTGAATTTACCTCTCTGGGTAATACTAACATATCTACTTAG
- a CDS encoding ferritin has protein sequence MIKEKMLKALNKQINEELYSAYLYASMRAYFESLNLKGFANWLKIQVQEELFHARKFENYIYERGGKVELYEIKEPDRSWKNPADAFEAVYKHECHITECIHHLAEVAEKEGDRSTRLFLDWFINEQVEEEANADDILQRIRMVGDAPGGIYWIDKELGQRVVNPLIIADITGAPQA, from the coding sequence ATGATTAAAGAAAAAATGTTAAAAGCATTAAATAAGCAAATTAATGAAGAACTATATTCGGCTTATTTATATGCATCAATGAGGGCATATTTTGAATCGTTAAATTTAAAAGGTTTTGCAAACTGGTTAAAAATTCAGGTTCAAGAAGAGTTGTTCCATGCACGTAAGTTTGAAAATTATATATATGAAAGAGGTGGTAAGGTTGAATTGTATGAAATTAAAGAACCTGACCGTAGTTGGAAAAATCCAGCGGACGCATTTGAAGCGGTATATAAACATGAATGTCATATCACTGAGTGTATTCATCATTTAGCCGAAGTTGCAGAGAAAGAGGGTGACCGTTCTACAAGACTGTTTTTAGATTGGTTTATAAATGAACAAGTAGAAGAAGAAGCAAATGCAGATGATATTCTGCAAAGAATCCGTATGGTGGGTGATGCACCAGGTGGAATTTATTGGATTGATAAAGAATTAGGACAAAGAGTTGTTAATCCTTTAATTATTGCAGATATTACTGGAGCCCCGCAGGCATAG
- a CDS encoding peroxiredoxin — MCVVQVQKPAPDFTATAVMPDDTFNEKFQLSDYKGNYVLLFFYPLDFTFVCPSEILAFDKRLDEFKSRSCEVIGVSVDSHFTHWAWRNTPVEKGGIGKIRYPLVSDLTKKISKDYGVLINDAVALRGLFIMDKELIVRHILINDLPIGRSVDEALRVLDAIQYHEEHGDVCPANWKKGQEAMKPNFKGVADYLSKHAK; from the coding sequence ATGTGTGTAGTTCAAGTTCAAAAGCCTGCTCCTGATTTTACAGCAACTGCGGTAATGCCAGATGATACATTTAACGAGAAATTCCAGCTATCTGATTATAAGGGAAACTATGTGTTACTTTTCTTTTATCCCTTAGATTTCACTTTTGTGTGTCCTTCGGAAATTTTAGCTTTTGATAAGCGTTTAGATGAGTTTAAATCAAGATCCTGTGAGGTTATTGGTGTGTCTGTTGATTCTCATTTTACACACTGGGCGTGGCGAAACACACCTGTTGAAAAGGGTGGAATTGGGAAAATTCGTTATCCATTGGTGTCAGATTTAACTAAAAAAATCTCAAAAGATTATGGGGTATTAATTAACGATGCAGTTGCTTTACGGGGTTTGTTTATTATGGATAAAGAGTTGATAGTCCGTCATATTTTGATTAATGACTTACCTATTGGACGTAGTGTAGATGAAGCACTTCGTGTTCTTGATGCAATTCAATATCATGAAGAACATGGAGACGTATGCCCAGCAAACTGGAAAAAGGGACAAGAAGCAATGAAACCTAATTTTAAGGGTGTCGCAGATTATTTGTCTAAACATGCAAAGTAG
- a CDS encoding helix-turn-helix domain-containing protein has protein sequence MPKEKVLTVEDIAEFLKLKPLTIRQMFRTGKLRGFKIGKSWRTTETFLIEDLNKMAKKFGVYIPKESKSKSISKKDIHKTIEEDDEIYPNKKTSRRKNKYDMNIGSLFDIDDEDE, from the coding sequence ATGCCAAAAGAAAAAGTACTTACTGTTGAAGACATCGCTGAGTTCTTGAAATTAAAACCTTTGACTATTAGACAAATGTTTAGAACGGGAAAACTCAGAGGATTTAAAATCGGCAAGTCATGGAGAACAACTGAAACATTTCTTATTGAAGATTTGAATAAAATGGCTAAAAAGTTTGGCGTTTATATTCCAAAAGAGTCAAAATCAAAATCTATCAGTAAAAAAGATATTCATAAAACAATTGAAGAAGATGATGAAATTTATCCTAATAAAAAAACATCACGTAGAAAAAACAAATATGATATGAATATCGGTTCCTTATTTGATATCGATGATGAAGATGAATAA